A segment of the Manis javanica isolate MJ-LG chromosome 17, MJ_LKY, whole genome shotgun sequence genome:
TCCCAAATGGAGAGTGGCGGGACCTGATGCAGGGACTGGAATCCTCCAGTAAAGATGGGCATTGCTGGGCGTGTTGCAGATTCCCAGACAGGTGGCGGCGGATGAAGACAAGCACTCTGACAGAGTCCGGCTGCCCGGGAGCCTTTTTGAGACCTTGCAGGGCAACCAGTCGGTGATCCGGCTGGCCGTAATGGTCCTGGACATTGGTCATGGGAACCTCTTCAAGGTGAGGAGGGGCTTGATGGCACTCAGAGCTGCTCAGAGGCGCAGGGTATGTTTTATCAGGGACCTGTGCCCCAGCTTGTTCTCTCTGGACTCTTCCCTGCAGGAGCTAATGGGACTGGAAGGGAGACAAGCCCCTGCAGAGTGTTTCTAAAGCACCCCACGGTCACCCCAGTCCCTTCTCTAGAGTCTGTGCACTGCAGAGTCACATTGGTCACATACACTCAGATGTCTGGACCCCACACACCAGTGTCCTTGGCTTGTGTCCAGTGACTTGTAAGTGTATCCAAAGTGAGCTCATGCCTTATGTGTGTCCTGTGCATGTACAAACATGCACATCCTTTCATGTTCCTGGTGCACATGTAATTGGTGTGCACCATGTCCTCACAAGCAAGTGTATCTGTGCTCTTGTCAGTGTGTACCAGGTGTGTGTCCAGAGGTGTGTACCCACTCACATGTAGATAACCACTGTGAATAGGCACCCACTGCCCCCCATGTCTGGGCTGTCTTTCTTCTGGCCCTGTGCTTCTCCAGTGAGGAGGGCAGAGAAGCTCTGCAGGCCAGCAATGGAGAGCTGTCAGGTGCGTGGTTTTGTGACCAGTTAGCCTGGAGTGCAGGGCCTGCCCTGGCCCAGCTGCAGCAGGAGACTACAGGGAGTGGCAGGAGGAAGGTCACCCGTGGCCCCTGGGGCCTCTGGTTCCCTGGTCGCAGGCTTTTCCCTCCAGGCAAGAGCTACCGGTCCTGGAGGCTTCCAGAAACTCACCCCCTCCCATCAGGGCTGAATTGGGAGAGCCCCTCCCACAGCCTAGCCTCCCCCCATGTCCCTCCACAGGGCCCTCAGTTCAGCCAGGAGGATGGCCGCAGTGTGTTGAACAATCGCCTGGTGGGCTTGAGTCTGGGTGGTACACCTGTCACCAGGCTGGCCGAGCCTCTGAAGATGACCTTCTTCCACCAACTTCAGCCTCCCGTGAGTCCCCTACCCAGGGCTGGCAGTGACTGAGGGGCAGGTGGGCTCTCACAGGCATAGGGCAGACATGCATGGGACTCTGCACCCACCAACCCTTCCTATCCACACTGGAGAAGCCATTAGGACATAAAGTGGGGCCTGGGGACAAATGCATGCGCTGTGTATGTATGTCCTCATGCCTCCCAGACACCTGCTCACGCATGTGCTCAGAGGTGCACGTAGGCCCTGGCAAAGCCAAATACAAGCGCACAGCATTACCCATCCACCCACTTACATGCTCCCTAAAAGcatgtgcacacagacacaccaccTCCCACCCACGGCCACACAGCACATCCAAGCCCATCACATGCTGATCCAGGGCACACCCAACCACGTGGCTAATGTCCCTGTGTGAGTCGCGGGGTGAGACTTGCTTTCTGCCTGATGAGCACACATGCTAAGATGCAGAGGCATCTGccttctccccactgccccccaccctctcccctcttcccaccttcccaccaccacccacctctATCCTGACTCCCACTCTGGTTTCAGAACGTGACTCTCAGCTGTGTGTTCTGGGATGTGACTAAAGGTAGGCCCTGGAGGACCTTCTCTGGCTAAGAGGGGCAGGGAGGATGGGGCTCCCTTAGGAGGCAGGGCTCCACCCGTGgggctcctccctctccccctttctGGACGCCTCTCCatgctttccctcccctccctcacggtcccctctcctcccctccaggaTCTACAGGAGATTGGTCTTCCAAGGGCTGCTCCACGGAGCTCAGAGCCACAGGGACTGTCTGCCGCTGTGACCACCTGACCTTCTTTGCCCTGCTGATGGTAACAGCTCACCCACACTGATTCCACCGTTCTGGAGGGGCCAAGGCTCCTGCCCCAGGGGAGAGGCTGCCTGGCAGAGGCCTGTTCTGTGGGGTGCATGGGGCTGGCTTCCACTGATGCCCGGTTTGGGGGTTCACCCACAGAGGCCAATCTTGGACCAGGCCACCGTGAAGGCCCTCATTCGCATTTCCCAGGCTGGCTGTGGAGCCTCCATGATCTTCCTGGCCTTCACCATTGTCCTCTATGCCATCCTGAGGTGGGTGACCACATCCCTACCCCACAGCACCCTCCTGCCCTCAAGGGTGCAACAATACAGGGTAGAAAGCACCCTGGTTATGCAGCATCATATCGATACCCTCTTCAAACCTTCGTTTCCTCACCTATACAGTGGGGTTGAATGTTGAAATGTGTCAGGGCTATTTCAGTTGCAAGTGTCAGAAACTCAGTTCAAATTGGAGGGGAAAAAGTGTGGTTCATGTAATTGAAAAGCTCCAGGTGATCACATCAGGCATCCAGGGGCTCAAAAGATGTTGCCAGGACTTGGTCTCCCACTGTGGCTTACAAGTTTGCTGGGTCCTCTGTCTGTCATGTGAAGCAGCTTCTCAACATTCAGGGGCCCTGGGGAGCCCCAGACTTGTATCACAGTTTCTTAGCAGCTAAGCAACTAAGATTCTAAACTAAATCCCAGCATTGAggcttttagaaatatttattttgaaataattacagcaAACAGGAAGTTGCAAAAGTAGTACATAGGGCCCTGTGTTTCCTCCCATCTAGCTTTTCCCAATGATGACATAGCTGTCATACAATGTCAAACCAGACAATTGACATTGGTACAGTGCTACTAACTAGGATGCGGTTGCCACAATTTTTTACATgcattcatctgtggagtgtgtgtgtgtgtgtgtgtgtgtgtgtgtgtgtgtgtgtgtgtgtgtgtgtgtgtatggttctCTGCAACTTCATCCCATGTATAGCAGAGCTGACTTTTACTGGTCTAACTTGGACCACGTGCCTATGACTCAGTGTGGCCAAGGGATAGATGACCCTGTCTGGCCACACCAGGTCATGTGCCTGCTCTTGGGTTTGAGCTAGCAGAGGGCCAACCTCACCCAAACGTCATAGCTAAGCATGGGGAAGGGTGTTCCCCAGGGAAATCTGGGCTGTTTCTGGAAGGGGGAGTGAGTGCAGGACAGGCAGAAGCAGCAGAGACCGCTGTGCCCTGTGCccagcctgcccagccccagcctcctgaCTCGTGACTTAACTGGAGCAGTTCTGGGGTCTCCTGACTCCCAGTCTGGGGTCCTCCCATGCCTCTTGGCCTCCATCACCATTTGGCTCTGGGCTGCAGCTCCCCCTAGCCCCAGCCTCTCCATGTCAGACCAAACCATGAGTGTAAGTGATGCCATCCATGGTCCCATCCCCTAAGCCCTGGCCTACGACACTGCCCTCAAACCAGTGAGCTGAGCATGACTTCCCAGCTGGCTGCACTGTTGGCCCCTGTGAGCCGGGTTTGGAGAGCCAGGAGGAATTGTCACCGGCTCCCAAGGGTGCCAAGGGTCACTGGCATCTCAGGTGAGGTGGGCATTATCCCTCATGTCCCCTCTTCAGGCAGCGCTGGGGCTCCCATCCCTCCGATGAGAGCCCTTTGGGATCTGATTTGCTAGGAATTCTTAGTGGGAACTCCACAGCGAGGGAGGTGAACCCTGGGAAGAAGCACTGGGCCAGGAGCCTGGAGCCCCTGCTCTGTTCTGTGAGTCTAAGTCCTTGTCCCTCTCTAAGCCTCACTCTTCCTACTACATCCTAGACCTCATGCACCCATGCCCTGTCCGCCACCACGCTCTCAGCCAGTGCATCCAGGGCCTCCTCCTGCCTAGCGTGCTGGGCCCAAGGTCACAGCATGGGGAGAGACAGCGcttaggggaggggagagagtaACACGGGGCTGCTGGAAACCTTTGGAGCCAGCCTGACATAAGTGGTGCTCAGAGACAGTGCCCCCAGAAGGAAACGCCCAAGGGGAGTTCTGAAGGTGGAGTAAGCAGGGAAGGGCACTGAGAGCTGACAGAAGAGTTCAGGCAAAGTGAGGGAGTATGGAAAAGCTGAATGCCCTCAGGGAATTTCAAGGTGGGCAGCTGGTAAAGCACTGGATCAAGGGATGAGGGCAGGAGGAGCTGAATCCCACAGGGCCTTGCGGGCCATGCAAGAGCTTGTGGGCTTGGACCTGAGGGTGCTCACACGCTGGGTGCTGGCAGGTGGAACAGAGGAGGTGGGATGGAGAGGGCTGGGTGCCCCTTGAGAGCTGTGACCCTTTCAGACTCTCACTGGCCTTCTCACCCCAGGTTTTCCTGGCAGAGGTTCAAGTCAGAAGATGCCCCCAAGATTCATGTGGCCCTGAGCATTAGCTTATTTCTCCTGAACCTGGCCTTCTTCATCAATGTGGGGCAGGGCTCGAACTGGTCCGATGCTACCTGCTGGGCCCGGGGGGCCGTCTTCCACTACTTCCTGCTATGTGTCTTCACTTGGATGGGCCTAGAAGCCTTCCACCTTTACCTGCTCATCATCAAGGTCTTTAACACCTACTTCGGGCACTACTTCCTGAAGCTGAGCCTCGTGGGTTGGGGTAGGTGCAGCCTGAACATGCAGAGGGCGTGGCTGGTGCTGGAAGGTGCAGAAGAGAGACCAGTCTGGGACAGAGAGGAGGCTCCTTCTCTCAGACAGGCTCAGGGCTCAAGGGGTGGGCAGCTGGAGGGGGTCTTGGAGGAGGACATACCGAGGGAGCCCTAGCAATGCCATGCgcctcccccgccccccaggcCTGCCTGCCCTAATGGTCATTGGCACTGGGAGTGCCAACAGCTACGGCCGCTACGCCATCCGCGACAAGAAGAACATTACCACGCTGGAGCTGTGAGTGGTGGCTGTGGGAGCAGGGCTGTTATCAGGTCCCTGGCTGCACATGTCAGGGTCAcagggaggtggggcaggagggaatCCTGGGAAGAGTACGTCAAGTAATCCTAAGTAAGGCGTAGCATCCTCAGATGCAGCTGGCTCGTGGCCTGGGAGGGttaaactgaggcctggagagaggAAGTATGATGAGAGAGGGGGCCTGAGGAGGAGGGAGAACTGGACCGGAAGGCAGGATGCCTGCTCTAGCCTGGGCCACCGCCAGCTCACTGGCACCTGGTAGGTGAAGGGTAAGCTGGAGTTCAGCTCCCACCTGCCCCCTCAGCCAGGTGCCCTTGGGCAGGGCACACCTTGCCCAATATTTGCAGCAGCCTGGTTCTATCTAAGCTCTGCCTCTgagttgctgtgtgaccttgggcaagcccatcccctcccaggaccccagtctcctcatctgtacaacAGGGATCTGATTAACATGTTCTTTCGGGCCTTTCGCCCCTGCAGTGTGCAGGGAGCCCACGGGATGAGCTGAGACTCTCCCCGGGCACCCAACCCAGGCTCATGGTTCTGTGCTAAGAAGAGCTGGTGGGGCCTGAGTCGTATCGCCCCAGTCACAGGGGCTGGAGAGGTGACATAAGTGCATGTGGTGGCCTAGGTGGGGAGAGCAGTAGACTGTCAGTCACATACTCATCTAATAAGCAGTTGATTACTGTCCCTCAGGAGGGTGTCCACAGAGCAACCAGGTGTATGATTTTACAAAAAAGCAGAAATCTGGATCTTTACATGAAAAGCTCTTTTTTAAAGGGCAGTCATTAGTCCAATTATTTACCATATAACATGGGGCAAACAAAACATGTCTTTGGGGCCAAATTGGCCCTTTTGCACTCACTGGTCTAAAGAGACAGCAGTCTCATAACATGGAAT
Coding sequences within it:
- the ADGRG3 gene encoding adhesion G protein-coupled receptor G3 isoform X4, whose product is MVTQRALGVRLLLLASLLVSGEEESKTSLEQPRNVCLGLINKDQYEPFYLENTAQCFAKCGQRESEPCDLGNLQRYWLKYETYLVEKTLVETVNMSFVKAFVKNINTSISEDLHFSLTPSQIPRQVAADEDKHSDRVRLPGSLFETLQGNQSVIRLAVMVLDIGHGNLFKGPQFSQEDGRSVLNNRLVGLSLGGTPVTRLAEPLKMTFFHQLQPPNVTLSCVFWDVTKGSTGDWSSKGCSTELRATGTVCRCDHLTFFALLMRPILDQATVKALIRISQAGCGASMIFLAFTIVLYAILRFSWQRFKSEDAPKIHVALSISLFLLNLAFFINVGQGSNWSDATCWARGAVFHYFLLCVFTWMGLEAFHLYLLIIKVFNTYFGHYFLKLSLVGWGLPALMVIGTGSANSYGRYAIRDKKNITTLELCWFREKTAVSALYVTVHGYFLITFLFNAVVLGLVAWNICTLSSSTAGKEQGQNWKGVFTVLGLSCLVGVTWWLAMLTPLGLSTTYVFALFNSLQGVFIFCWFAVLYFPSRSAMSSSSGTARADQAHTVSRE
- the ADGRG3 gene encoding adhesion G protein-coupled receptor G3 isoform X3, which encodes MSFVKAFVKNINTSISEDLHFSLTPSQIPRQVAADEDKHSDRVRLPGSLFETLQGNQSVIRLAVMVLDIGHGNLFKGPQFSQEDGRSVLNNRLVGLSLGGTPVTRLAEPLKMTFFHQLQPPNVTLSCVFWDVTKGSTGDWSSKGCSTELRATGTVCRCDHLTFFALLMRPILDQATVKALIRISQAGCGASMIFLAFTIVLYAILRFSWQRFKSEDAPKIHVALSISLFLLNLAFFINVGQGSNWSDATCWARGAVFHYFLLCVFTWMGLEAFHLYLLIIKVFNTYFGHYFLKLSLVGWGLPALMVIGTGSANSYGRYAIRDKKNITTLELCWFREKTAVSALYVTVHGYFLITFLFNAVVLGLVAWNICTLSSSTAGKEQGQNWKGVFTVLGLSCLVSSSSAGLLCSTSPAGAPCPPLLALPELTRHTLCLVNRGLPCGQAGASPTLWSVLTCCVTLGGSLPPSGFPWLFSVSGEGGDGDQVRPSGLKELIQIHRWVQESTNPGLQESKVPVILRSPPAHSDALTPAFTAQQPASAVAHLLVSLRACAHVVEFLAGSAP